The Mercurialis annua linkage group LG2, ddMerAnnu1.2, whole genome shotgun sequence genome contains a region encoding:
- the LOC126669440 gene encoding calmodulin calcium-dependent NAD kinase produces the protein MKSADNQVILARIFAASLVGFVTVAAVQYRRKRTKPKIKDSQSIIPRLDRTGSGRVGNLERFSHYVARQVGFLDPNECPQLCKLAGDYLRKSEDCESNIFEYFGNQAEAEAQSLYVKLIEEFERCILTYFAFHWTQVPPIITQLMNEKSEKKPKLRDFVRAATRQQRFERVTRNLQVTRVFSTLVNEMKAIGKGESSDLMVPMALSERSPVLLLMGGGMGAGKSTVIKDILKESFWAGSAPLIVEADAFKESDVIYRALNAMGHHDDMLQTAELVHQSSTDAASSLLVTALNEGRDVIMDGTLSWEPFFEQTIAMARNVHNCRYRMGVGYRAAEDGTVIENYWEKIDEEEHEDNGKVNSRKPYRVELVGVVCDAYLAVIRGIRRAIMTKRAVRVNSQLKSHKRFANAFTSYCQLVDNARLYCTNSVKGPPKLIARKDGGNNLLIDPEEIKCLTNVSNLNPDAESIYELHSDPSPILESGSIWQKIVFTPSRPTIQSELKLAIQMIENSYPKLE, from the exons ATGAAGTCTG CTGATAATCAAGTCATCCTGGCGAGAATCTTTGCTGCTTCTTTGGTCGGATTTGTCACCGTCGCAGCCGTGCAATATCGCCGGAAAAGAACTAAGCCCAAGATTAAAGACAGTCAGAGCATCATTCCACGGCTAGACAGAACAGGATCTGGCCGCGTTGGAAATCTTGAGAGATTCTCTCACTACGTTG CTAGGCAAGTGGGATTTTTAGATCCAAATGAATGCCCACAGCTATGCAAATTGGCGGGCGATTATTTGAGGAAAAGTGAAGATTGTGAGAGCAACATATTTGAATATTTCGGCAATCAAGCAGAAGCTGAGGCTCAATCTTTGTATGTGAAGCTGATTGAAGAATTTGAAAGATGTATTCTCACTTACTTTGCTTTTCACTGGACTCAAGTTCCTCCAATCATTACTcag TTGATGAAtgaaaaatcagaaaaaaagCCAAAGCTAAGAGACTTTGTAAGAGCAGCAACAAG GCAACAAAGATTTGAAAGGGTGACCAGGAACTTACAGGTGACAAGGGTGTTCTCCACCCTGGTTAATGAGATGAAAGCCATCGGCAAAGGCGAATCATCAGATTTAATGGTGCCAATGGCCCTTAGTGAGAGGAGTCCGGTGCTGCTTCTTATGGGCGGTGGCATGGGAGCCGGCAAGAGCACCGTCATCAAAGATATCCTCAAAGA GTCATTTTGGGCAGGATCAGCACCTTTAATAGTAGAGGCAGATGCATTCAAAGAATCTGATGTTATTTATAGAGCTCTAAATGCCATGGGTCATCACGATGAcatgcttcaaactgctgaacTT GTGCACCAATCATCAACTGATGCTGCATCGTCTCTTCTAGTAACTGCATTGAACGAGGGTCGCGATGTGATCATGGATGGTACCTTGTCGTGGGAGCCTTTCTTTGAACAGACGATTGCAATGGCCCGTAATGTACATAACTGTCGGTACCGAATGGGAGTAGGATACAGGGCGGCCGAGGACGGAACCGTTATTGAAAATTACTGGGAGAAAATAGACGAAGAGGAGCATGAAGATAATGGAAAAGTAAATTCAAGAAAACCATATAGAGTAGAGCTGGTTGGAGTTGTTTGTGATGCTTATCTTGCTGTGATTAGAGGCATCAG GAGAGCTATAATGACAAAAAGGGCCGTGAGGGTGAATTCACAGCTGAAGTCACACAAAAGATTTGCAAATGCATTTACAAGTTACTGCCAACTTGTTGATAATGCAAGACTCTATTGCACCAATTCTGTGAAAGGACCACCAAAA TTGATAGCAAGGAAAGATGGAGGCAACAATCTGCTAATTGACCCAGAAGAAATCAAATGCTTGACTAATGTGAGCAATTTAAATCCAGATGCTGAGTCAATTTACGAGCTTCACTCAGACCCGAGCCCAATACTAGAGTCGGGCTCTATTTGGCAAAAGATTGTATTTACTCCTTCAAGGCCCACCATTCAATCAGAGCTTAAGCTCGCCATTCAAATGATTGAAAATTCATATCCTAAGCTTGAATGA
- the LOC126669723 gene encoding 40S ribosomal protein S15: MADVETDVTAGQPKKRTFKKFSFRGVDLDALLDMSTDELVKLLSARARRRFQRGLKRKPMALIKKLRKAKREAPPGEKPEPVRTHLRNMIIVPEMIGSVIGVYNGKTFNQVEIKPEMIGHYLAEFSISYKPVKHGRPGIGATHSSRFIPLK; this comes from the exons ATG GCGGATGTGGAGACAGACGTAACAGCAGGGCAGCCCAAGAAGAGAACGTTTAAGAAGTTCAGTTTCAGAGGAGTTGATTTGGATGCTCTTCTTGATATGTCCACTGATGAGCTTGTCAAGCTCCTCAGTGCCCGTGCCCGCAGaag GTTCCAGAGGGGACTTAAGAGGAAGCCTATGGCTTTGATCAAGAAGCTTCGCAAGGCG AAAAGGGAGGCCCCACCTGGTGAGAAACCCGAACCAGTCCGAACCCATCTTCGTAACATGATCATTGTACCTGAAATGATCGGAAGCGTTATTGGTGTGTACAATGGGAAGACCTTCAATCAAGTTGAAATCAAGCCTGAAATGATTGGTCATTACCTGGCTGAGTTCTCAATCTCATACAAGCCTGTCAAGCACGGTAGACCTGGTATTGGTGCCACCCATTCATCTAGGTTCATTCCTCTCAAGTGA
- the LOC126668070 gene encoding CRM-domain containing factor CFM3A, chloroplastic/mitochondrial: MALLPSRQLHFDYFQTSFFKFNATPLQFYRYTSSIPLNTQNFYSNPKNPQRKSSFLATDKQEISLSSGNWLSKWHKPSKQNRPKAPQAVLNYRNGDTSGSGGDTMEKIMEKLKKHGYVDGDVNGNKNERVIEKGSVEDILYVEEGNLPNSRGGFSKESPLGVEDVFRSNGEVRFPWEKAKREEVGNEEKWSAKSKSRTQLAELTLPEPELRRLINLTFQTKSKLRVKGAGVTREIVDTIHEKWKASEIVRVKVEGALALNMKRMHEMLERKTGGLVIWRSGTSVSLYRGVSYEDPSVQLKILKRTEKSNNRLPTPTGKIIKSPSNLSSSAGLDMPKLNLDSISEGKEKKDTEMEAEVKYEDEVDKLLEGLGPRYTDWTGLDPLPVDADMLPGIVPGYQPPFRILPYGVRSTLGQKEATSLRRLARILPPHFALGRSRQLQGLAVAMSKLWEQSSIAKVALKRGVQLTTSERMAEDIKKLTGGMLLSRNKDFLVFYRGKDFLSPEVTEALMERERLAISLQDDEEQARVRASALIVQSAETMEHSGITGTLEETVDADARWGKRLDENHRERVMQEAEIARHADLVRKLEKKLAFAEKRLIRAERALSKVEESLQPTDRQADPESITDEERFMFRKLGLRMKAFLLLGRRGVFDGTVENMHLHWKYRELVKIILKAKFIEQVKKIALALEAESGGVLVSVDKISKGYAIVVYRGKDYERPSKLRPGNLLTKRKALARSIEIQRSEAILKHITNLQKKADKIRYEIEQMERIKDQGDEEFYDRLDAAYPTDDDTEEGDEVYLNENDANSAADDESGDVGHRALLETSNHSDVQNHESELESERYEQFPEAFENDSDYEDDFGGDNFVQNPDTNFPYHFQDQVIEEKLEDMEGEKNYE; encoded by the exons ATGGCTCTGCTGCCCAGTCGCCAATTACATTTTGATTATTTTCAAACTTCATTCTTTAAATTCAATGCAACACCTCTCCAATTCTACAGATACACTTCTTCAATTCCTTTAAATACACAAAATTTCTACTCTAATCCAAAGAACCCACAAAGAAAATCAAGCTTTTTAGCCACTGATAAACAAGAAATAAGCTTATCTAGTGGCAATTGGTTATCTAAATGGCATAAACCCAGTAAACAAAACCGCCCCAAAGCCCCTCAAGCTGTGTTAAATTACAGAAATGGTGATACCAGTGGTAGTGGAGGTGACACAATGGAAAAAATTATGGAGAAATTAAAGAAACACGGGTATGTAGACGGTGATGTTAATGGTAATAAGAATGAGAGGGTGATTGAGAAAGGTAGTGTAGAGGATATTTTATATGTTGAGGAGGGGAATTTGCCGAATTCGCGGGGCGGGTTTTCGAAGGAGTCGCCTTTAGGAGTTGAAGATGTGTTTAGAAGTAATGGGGAGGTGAGGTTTCCATGGGAGAAAGCTAAGAGAGAGGAGGTTGGAAATGAGGAGAAATGGAGTGCAAAGAGTAAGAGTAGGACACAATTGGCTGAGTTGACATTGCCTGAGCCAGAGCTGAGGAGGTTGATCAACTTGACTTTTCAAACTAAGAGTAAGTTGAGGGTGAAGGGTGCAGGTGTTACTCGGGAAATTGTGGATACCATTCATGAGAAATGGAAGGCATCAGAGATTGTTAGGGTCAAAGTTGAGGGGGCACTTGCCCTTAATATGAAGAGGATGCATGAGATGTTGGAG AGAAAAACTGGTGGTTTGGTAATCTGGAGGTCTGGCACTTCTGTATCTTTATATAGAGGTGTAAGTTACGAGGATCCTTCAGTGCAACTGAAGATTTTGAAGAGAACTGAGAAATCTAATAATCGCTTACCGACACCTACGGGTAAAATTATTAAGAGTCCATCTAATTTGTCCTCCTCCGCTGGCTTGGATATGCCTAAATTGAATTTAGATTCAATTTCTGAGGGTAAGGAGAAGAAAGATACAGAAATGGAGGCAGAAGTCAAGTATGAAGATGAAGTAGACAAGCTTTTGGAAGGTTTAGGTCCCAGATACACAGATTGGACAGGATTGGATCCGTTACCTGTGGATGCAGATATGCTTCCGGGCATAGTTCCCGGTTACCAACCTCCATTCAGGATACTTCCTTATGGTGTGAGATCAACTCTCGGACAAAAGGAGGCAACATCCTTGAGAAGGCTTGCCAGAATTCTTCCTCCACATTTTGCCCTTG GAAGAAGCAGGCAGCTTCAAGGCTTGGCAGTAGCTATGAGCAAATTATGGGAACAGAGTTCAATTGCAAAGGTTGCACTTAAACGTGGCGTCCAGTTGACTACTAGCGAAAGAATGGCTGAAGATATCAAG AAATTGACTGGGGGTATGCTTCTATCGAGAAACAAGGACTTCTTGGTCTTCTACAGGGGAAAGGACTTCTTGTCGCCAGAAGTCACCGAAGCATTGATGGAAAGAGAGAGATTGGCAATTTCCTTACAAGACGATGAGGAGCAGGCACGCGTAAGAGCATCGGCCTTAATTGTACAAAGTGCTGAGACAATGGAGCATTCAGGAATTACTGGCACTCTTGAAGAAACTGTGGATGCTGATGCAAGATGGGGAAAACGATTGGATGAAAATCATCGGGAAAGGGTTATGCAAGAAGCGGAAATAGCAAGGCATGCAGATCTTGTCAGAAAGCTTGAGAAGAAGCTTGCTTTC GCTGAAAAAAGGCTGATTAGAGCTGAACGAGCCTTATCCAAGGTGGAAGAATCTTTACAACCAACAGATAGACAGGCTGACCCAGAAAGCATAACTGATGAGGAGAGATTTATGTTTCGCAAGCTCGGTTTGAGGATGAAAGCTTTTTTACTTCTTG GTAGACGTGGAGTTTTTGATGGTACAGTGGAAAACATGCACCTGCATTGGAAATATCGTGAACTAGTCAAGATCATTTTGAAAGCCAAATTTATTGAGCAGGTAAAGAAAATTGCGTTAGCACTTGAAGCTGAAAGTGGGGGTGTCCTTGTTTCAGTAGACAAAATCTCCAAAGGATATGCAATAGTAGTCTATCGAGGAAAGGATTATGAGCGGCCATCAAAATTGCGGCCAGGAAATCTATTGACAAAGAGGAAAGCTTTGGCTCGGTCAATAGAGATTCAAAGGAGTGAG GCTATTCTGAAGCACATCACAAATCTGCAGAAGAAAGCAGACAAAATAAGATATGAAATT GAACAAATGGAGAGGATAAAAGATCAAGGGGATGAGGAGTTCTATGATAGATTAGATGCTGCTTATCCAACAGATGACGACACTGAG GAAGGAGATGAAGTATATCTCAATGAAAATGATGCTAATTCTGCTGCTGATGATGAATCTGGTGACGTAGGTCATAGAGCTCTTCTGGAAACGAGTAACCATTCTGATGTCCAAAATCACGAGTCCGAATTAGAATCTGAG CGCTATGAACAGTTTCCTGAAGCATTTGAGAATGATAGTGATTACGAAGATGATTTTGGAGGTGATAATTTTGTACAAAATCCCGATACAAATTTTCCTTATCATTTCCAGGATCAAGTAATTGAGGAAAAACTTGAG GATATGGAAGgtgaaaaaaattatgaatga
- the LOC126670663 gene encoding PRA1 family protein D-like, with protein MSTTPKFISQFKQTTQSLNATVQPWSLFSDSSSLNFPSSLPDATTRITQNLTHFRSNYSLIILISLFLSLIYHPLSLIAFFIILIGWVFLYFARDDDPLTFFAYQVSDFVVLALLFSVTVVVLIWSGVWFNVVAAVGIGFGLVILHALLRSTDDLVADDIETSPYVNLLSDDEFSPRGAL; from the coding sequence ATGTCCACCACTCCTAAATTCATCTCTCAATTCAAACAAACAACACAATCCCTAAACGCCACCGTTCAGCCCTGGTCACTCTTCTCCGACTCTTCTTCCCTCAACTTCCCCTCTTCACTCCCAGACGCCACCACTCGCATTACCCAGAACCTAACTCATTTCCGCTCTAATTACTCGCTAATCATCTTAATTTCCCTCTTCTTAAGCCTAATCTACCACCCACTTTCTCTAATCGCCTTCTTCATCATTCTAATCGGATGGGTCTTTCTCTACTTCGCTCGCGACGACGACCCGCTTACGTTTTTTGCATACCAGGTTAGTGATTTTGTGGTCTTAGCGTTGCTGTTTTCCGTCACGGTGGTTGTGTTGATTTGGAGCGGAGTCTGGTTTAATGTGGTGGCTGCTGTTGGGATTGGTTTTGGGTTGGTGATTTTGCACGCTCTGCTCAGAAGTACGGATGATCTTGTTGCTGATGATATTGAAACGTCCCCGTATGTTAACTTGCTCTCTGATGATGAATTTAGCCCTAGGGGAGCCTTGTAG